In a single window of the Papaver somniferum cultivar HN1 chromosome 8, ASM357369v1, whole genome shotgun sequence genome:
- the LOC113305959 gene encoding uncharacterized protein LOC113305959, with amino-acid sequence MVDDQQKFIHSDFDLQSLELFSLHNKEGTMELHVLPGGVKEIRCDLLKFHAASGYEFKIYRNDKLRIGVVGSLFIIKELDNQHTCVGEFVNIPQVSKKLISSLIIDEIKQDPNKKTNHIMDQFTREYGFDISRYYAYPGKKHAFNTTWGENEKSFMFLNRYKNKLIETNPGSHVVLEVEEGTQKFQRMFIFFEACSRGFNFCRPVLFVDAAHLKSKYLAHMMEATGLTGNAVSSENEANWKWFLENSKEVLSHLRPNLTFVSDRGIGLVTQIPVVFHGDVHGWCYWHMEYNINTFLPKNCKVYKKYVLGLFKKYAYASTHKEFTENWDKLRKVENQKLQDYISITPVDKWASFFFKGRRYDYEALLHENKMHGCNYRVTKSSEYVFEVHASLTQTIDLKRKTCSCNRWRINGFPCYHGEWRRSLQGTFVLEVNVLQCFHSVICQRINKFD; translated from the exons ATGGTTGATGATCagcaaaagttcattcattctgattttgatcttcaatcATTGGAGCTATTTAGTCTGCATAATAAAGAAGGAACTATGGAGTTACAT GTATTACCTGGTGGTGTTAAAGAAATTCGTTGTGATTTACTAAAGTTTCACGCAGCAAGTGGATATGAATTCAAGATCTACAGGAATGACAAGTTGAGGATTG GTGTTGTAGGAAGTCTTTTTATTATCAAGGAACTAGATAATCAGCATACTTGTGTTGGTGAATTTGTTAACATACCACAGGTATCGAAGAAACTAATTAGTAgcttgattattgatgaaattaagcaggatcctaataagaaaactaaCCATATTATGGATCAGTTTACGAGAGAGTATGGCTTTGACATTAGTCGTTATTATGCATACCCAGGGAAGAAGCATGCATTTAATACCACATGGGGAGAGAATGAGAAATCCTTTATGTTCTTGAACAGGTATAAAAACAAGTTGATTGAAACCAATCCTGGATCCCATGTCGTTTTGGAAGTTGAAGAAGGGACTCAAAAATTTCAGAGGATGTTTATCTTTTTTGAAGCTTGTAGTCGTGGATTCAATTTTTGTCGTCCTGTGTTATTCGTCGATGCGGCTCACTTGAAAAGCAAGTACCTTGCTCATATGATGGAAGCAACAGGTCTAACCGGGAATGCCG TTTCATCGGAGAATGAAGCGAACTGGAAATGGTTTTTGGAAAATTCGAAGGAAGTCCTTTCTCATTTGCGACCAAATCTTACTtttgtgagtgatcgaggtaTTGGATTGGTAACTCAAATTCCTGTTGTTTTTCATGGGGATGTTCATGGTTGGTGCTATTGGCATATGGAGTACAATATCAATACATTCTTACCAAAGAATTGCAAGGTTTATAAAAAATATGTATTGGGATTGTTTAAGAAATATGCGTATGCTTCTACTCATAAAGAATTTACAGAGAATTGGGATAAGTTGAGGAAGGTTGAAAATCAGAAGTTACAAGACTATATAAGTATAACTCCTGTTGATAAATgggcaagttttttcttcaagggtAGACGATATG ATTATGAAGCTCTTCTCCACGAAAACAAGATGCATGGCTGTAACTACCGAGTCACCAAGTCGTCAGAATACGTGTTTGAAGTTCATGCTTCATTAACACAGACGATTGACTTGAAAAGAAAAACATGTTCTTGCAATCGTTGGCGTATTAACGGCTTCCCGTGTTATCATGGCGAATGGAGAAGATCCTTACAA GGTACttttgttttagaagttaatGTGCTGCAGTGTTTTCACTCTGTAATTTGTCAGAGAATAAACAAATTTGATTAA